The Coffea arabica cultivar ET-39 chromosome 9c, Coffea Arabica ET-39 HiFi, whole genome shotgun sequence nucleotide sequence TGTTCAGGATCTATGTTTTCCACCACATCCTCTAACTCCCCGATGAGCAGAACTTCCTTCTGACAGTTTGTCACCGGCCAATATCTTAGCATTCCTCTAACGACAGTCCCACCAAGAGCTGCGTCCTTGTGCACGAACTGAGAGACGCAATAAGCCAACTGTCTGTGGTAAGCCTGCATCCCTTTTGGCTTGTGCAGGGGAATTAGGACTCTCGTCAAGAAAAGCTTGTGTTCTTGCTTGAGCGGAACTGTGAAACCGTTGATGATGCTTCCCCATATCTCCAGAAGGTCTCCGATTCCGCAGTGGTGCTGATCCGCCTCGAAGATGTAGTGCAAGAAAACATCATTCATTGCTTTCCGCATGAATGATCTGTAGAATGTGAATTTGGAGTATATCTGATGGCACACGTTCTTGAGGCTTTCGCGTTCCTTTGGATCTTCAGACCGGAACAGGGAAAGCAGATTGACAAGGAAAGAATGATCTATGTATTCACGAAGCTCTTTGGGGTCAGTCTTCAAGAGCAGACGGTGGAAGATGTCGAAAACAATCTGCAGATGTGACCAGGCAGCCGAAGGGGTGGCAACAAGCTCGTCATCATCCGGCAGGATACAGATGAGAGAAGTCTTACTGGGGGGGAGCGGGCGGAAAAGATTGGCCGACAACATCGAGAAAACAGACGACAGAACCTCACGATTGAATGCGGTTTTCGAGCATTTTATAATGGAAAGCAGCTGTATGAGCTTAAGCCTCTTGAGATCTTGCTGTGAAGGAGATTCCTGAGGATTATTGAAGGTATAAAAGACGGAACAATGTGGGATCAAAGAGAAGATTTCCTCATTTTCAGAATCCTGGCATTCTTTCCTGGGAGAACCGTTACTGCTCCTGGCAAGCTTACTTGCACCATTTCTGGGAGAATCAAGATCAAAAAGTTTCTGCAAGGTCATAGACTTCTTCTCCCTCGGACAAGCTTTCAGGCTGTCCCTCCTCAGACCCATATTCTTCCCTCCTTCCGACCTTCAGGCTACACTGGATCCATCCGTAATTGTCCAGAAAAGTACAAAACGCCCTCAAGGCTCCTACCGTCCTACGAGGTGCCAAAACTAGAAAGATACTGACAGAGGGAACAGCAATGTCTGATGTATTCTATTTGTCTTAGCTCGCTTGTCGATTCACCCAAGTGATGAAACGATACTCGGCCAGATAACAAACGGTACTTCGTAGGTAGGAGGACGTATTGGAATATCCGCAAAGAAAATCAAGCATTTCGCAGCTAATCTTCGAACTAAGACAGCTAATATGAGCTGCAGGgcttctttgttttcttgtttcctGTCCGGTGAACGCCACTTGGCTATCTGTATGCGAAAGAAAGTACTCTCGTAGCTAAATCCAATGATTGGAATATTCGTAGTGTAATATTAACTGTCAAACAGACAAAAATTAGGACCTGAGAACCAATTTAGTGCAAACTGCATGTGGATTGATTTCACCCTTAATCTTAAATTTTTTAGTATGGCAAACAAATCAAATTGACCACCTGCAATCTACTCATTAGTAGGTATCATTGGACTCTTTCAGCTGGTTCAAAGGCTCGGCCGAAACCAAGTCATCACTGGAACAGGATTTTCCGTTCTGATGATACCGGGATAAAATGATTTCGAAATAATGGATCACCGAATACTTGACCGAGTCGTCTCCGAAACGGATAGAAACGGTCAAGTCGTCCCGACTCAACTCGAATATTTATTATTTCTGctaattttatttatatttatatatcattttttttacaCTTTTTTGAATATTAAATGTTTCAAAAGTTTGGGTCTCGTCGAGACAACGACCAATAAGTCGAGATCGATGTAAAACGGTGAAGACCACGACTGCGACTTTGAATCATGCTTTCAACTAGAAACACATATCTAATGGCGCGCCATTAACTTACAACTGAAGATATGAAGCAGGTTTCATCACAATATCAGATAACAATCAAGGCTTCAGGATGAAGAGTATATATAAGCATATAATCGTGCACCAAGTCTGCCACTAAAGTCATATTTGATTATTTAAAGAACTTCTCAAATAATGTAAGGCTTTGTTCCATGATATTAGCCAACTGAGAACCATCCCACAAATGCAGTAATTAGCATCGCAATAATGGAAACGGAGTCCATTATTTTATGCATAAAAATTTATCATGTGGTACACAGGACGAAAATTTGGAAACcaattgcttttgcttgctACACATTGGGCAAGGCTGTACCAAAAGCCCAACCAGAAGAACCAGAAGACCGAGAACCATGACTTTCAGAAAAGATAGAGCTAAAtctcaaaaaataaattgggtTGGAGGGATGCACATCAAAATAGATCCGGAGCAGTGACTAGGGGTATCTTATAAAGGAGAAGATGCTGCAGAATACTTTATTCTCAACTTATTGAAAAATAGAGTATAAACAATGATATCAAGAGTCAAGGTGTCTGTACTGAGGGCCGGAACATAAGTTTAAATTCTTCATGCATCAGAACAAACTAACACAATTTCAACTAACGGTCTTCTAAAAAATCTTAACAGAATTACTTGATAACATAATCATCTATTTAGcaaatataaactaaaatatttACCAACAAACTAACATTATTATCTTTAGTATCAAAAATTATTGAGCTACTAATTAAATTATTCTAGTAtaaaaaataatctaaaaaatCTATAGAAAAAATTGACATACCTCAACATTCTTCCTTGTCACTTTTACTGCAGATTTCCAACTGTTTTCTTAGGTATTCAAACCTTATTTTGAACGAGACCTTAGTAAAAATGTCTATAAGTTGGTCATCAATCTTGCAATGAACTACAATAATATTTTCACTCTTTTGAACTTCTCGAAAGAAATAATACTTAATCTTGAAGTGCTCAGTGCTTCCATGAAACACTGAATTGTTGGAAATTGCTATGGCACCCTCATTATCAACAAAGATATTAGTAGCTCCTTGTTAAATATGCTTCAAATCAACCAACAATTGGCTAAACCACAAGGCTTGGTTAAGCACTAGTAGCAGCAACATATTTTGTCTCAATGTTAGATTAAGTCACCATATCTTGCTTCTTTGAATTCCACGAAAAGTATCCAGAATCCAAGTTGAATAAATATCCAGAAATGCTCCTCATGTCGTCATTCATTGTTGCAAGTGTGAAGTCTTCCTGCAATGTGGACATTGAGGaaattttcctcttcttccttcATCTCTGCTAGGCTCACcctctttcttgttttcttgttccACTGCTGTTTCTTCCCCTTGCCACCTTGCTAATTTGGTTTTTGTCTTTCGCCTAAAAAGCATCTTCTACTACTTCTTCCTTCTGGATGGATCATGGATCTCCTATGCTCTTGTGCTTATGGAGCATTGATCAGGTCGGACAACGTGATTTCAGAGAGATCCCTTGAATCTTCAAGGGAGGAAATTTGGGTTCAAACATTTCAGGTAAACTCACCAAGACTTTCTATATGACTCTGTTACTTGATGGTTGTTCTCCAAACAATCTAATTTTATTCACAATATCTAAGAGTTTATCAGAGTACTCTTTAATGTTTTATGTGTTTTTCATCCTAAGGAGTTCAAATTCTCTCCTAAGGTTCAAAATTTACATCTATCTTGTTCTGTCATTAGCTTGGAACCTACTTTCAAAGCATCCCAAACTTCTTTTGCAGTTTCACAAGTCATAATTTTTGTGAATACTGCATCGGAAATTGTTGAGTGGATGCACGTCAGGTTTTTTATCTCCTTTTGATTGTATCTCTACGGGCTCTTATCTCTGCAATCATTGGATCTTCAGACAATACAGGACTAGCGTCTGTCTGTCTCGAGCATATCCCAAAGATCGCTAGCCATCAAATGGGACCTCATTTTGATAGCCCAAATTTGGTAATTAGCTCCAGTAAAACTTGGATGGTTGGATAAGAAGTTGCTTCCAGGCATTTTCTTGTTGAAGGCTTGAGCGTATAATTTTATACTGAAAAGGAATCCTCATCAAGTTCACTTACTCTCGGGGGGGGGAAGAGGGGGAAAGACACAGGCCCTTAAGACTTAGGGtacgtttgataaaattaaagtttgaatctattaaattattgaattgttaagtagtaaatctaatacatttgactGCATATCACATTTAGTAATAAGTGAATATCTTATCAATTAATTTTGGATCcaagttttgcctagaaaattcagtgctgtttaattaattcagatgttcaatttttggttatcaaacagtctaaatatgttaagatctaaatccattaagtttaagtgTTGAACATCAAACAAGGCCTTAGACTAACAAGGATATCAAATTGTATTGAAGGCTAAAAAATGAGCTTAAATTCTTCATTCATTAACAATATATCTATAGTATTTACAAAAGAACAAACTAATATAATTTCAATTGAcaattctttaaaaaaatctcaacaaaactACTTGATAACATAATCCCCCACTTAGAAAATCTTagttaaaatatttattaaCGAGttaacatgatttttggttaacAAACACCCTAAGAACAAGACTTCATTGGCTACTAGTGAAATTACTCTAGCATcaaaaataatctaaaaaagTTGGAAAATAAGAAGTAGAGGAAAAATGTACACCAAGAACAACAAGGATTGAGCGCATACATAATTAATCATTGAGAGCCTTGGGAAGTGTTCTGCTGGGTATTTCAACCTTTAATTGATAACTAACGGGGGAAAATGacggaagaagaaaaaagtggAATGAGGGACGAAAGTAGAAAAGCAGAGTGCTACCACGTACCAACTGGGTACCAACAAACCATTCAATGAATACGTGGAGGAGGGAATAATAGTGTTGCAGTGGCTTGGTAGTGACACGCGTCATTAGCATCTgctaatcaaataaagaaaaaaaaagaaaaaaaaaattgtcccgTGTGGCTAGcgtgtttttaaaaaatcaaagcTGATTAGGAATTGGGGTTCTTGTAGGTAGAAGATAACATTTACCAATTTAAATTAAAAGGAAAGGAGGACGAAACTGCCAGTGtggaaaaatttttcattttcccccCGTTAAATGGGTTGTTatcaaaccattttttttttctcacggAGTGGTATCCGGACCTTTGACCCGACTAATTCCATTCTGGCATGAGAGAGGAAGCCCCACTCCACTCCGAGCACGGTAGCAAGGGGGCTCGAACCTTGGTTGTCCAGATAAATCTACCATATCCTAAAGAGAGGGAGCTGACCGCTCGAGCTAATCCTTGCgcattttggttttgttttagtTAAAGTGTTAATTattatagtaattattattgttttatcGTTAAGAAAAGTCTACTTAAGGTTGTGGTCGGCTTGACTGTCTCCAATTTATTGGTGGTCCGAGTCCCTTCGATTTAGGTAAGACCCTGCGTTTCAGCATTAATAATCATTTGCTCCCCGGTGCCCAATGGAATTGGACCGCTTGGCAACTTCGTTAGACAAAAATCCCGCCCGCGGTTCGTCAGCTCGTAACCGCGCTTCATTTTGCCCTTTAAATTTCTCTCtctgaattaaaaaaaaatatatataactaaaattaatcgagttcgagttcgagttcgagttcggaTTCGAGCGCTCCTACTTACTCTCACTCAACCCAAGATATACCAACCCAAAAGCCAAAACAAGGGAAAATAATCAGATGGAGTTGGACTGCTGTGGCATGCTTCTGTTTAAAAGTCCCTATTGTGAATGAGCTTTTTAACTCATCCAAGCTATTTTGCTTAACAATAATACTGGCTGTAGGTGGTCGTCCCTGATGATTCCAAACGTAAGTTGACAAGTTACAGGCACTTTCTTTGCTCAGTTaaattatgaaaaaataaataaaattaagcTACTATACTACTATGCTAGCCAGTCTTCACGATGATTATAATTCAGAATGTTTGAGTCAAACTAGTTTGTAAATCTGTTGGGTGCTCACGTAGAAGCCTTATCCAGCTTTGTCGGCGGAGCTTAGGCATTCAAAGCAAGGAGGGTAAAGAGATAATTTAACGGTGATAGTGCGTATATTGTCGGAGCGCAATGGTGAAATTTTGTTGTTCCGTTCTTGATTTCCGTCAAGAAAAtgtcagaaaaaaaaagcattaaGTCAATATAATGTTATGGAAAAGAGCAAATGACACAAATTGTCACTCtactatttatatttttttgttttagctaCTAGACTTTTATTTAGCTAAAATGAtcattcaattaattaaaacatACTTCTCGTGatataaaaaaatgtatatttttattatttgagtgattaaaagtttaaatttttattagtttaagtcacaaaaaaaattacgctatttggttatttgaatGAATGGCAATTGTAGTTCAATAAATAGTTTAGCGATCAAATCACTATATTCTGAATAGTTTAATAACTCTTTTTTGCCATTTTCTTTGTGGAAAATTAAATGAAGTAGCACTTCATTTCATTTAGAGCTAGACACTTtagttgagattttttttttttttttaaaaaaaagttttaattCACACAGTAATCAGTCGAATTTACTCAACAAGCTTCGTTTGAAGGCCAAAACTTGGTTAGATTCAATAACTCATATTGTGTCGCATCACTTTATGAGATGATGTGATACAATTTAGGCTATTAAACTTTTGAAAATCGGATCTATCCAAATATGAGTCATGAGTTAATGCATAATTGTCTTACAAAAAACATGAAATGCATGGCTCTAGAGAAAAGTAACACTCTCCATTGGTGATTGTACAAGATAAAAAGTGTTAAAGTGGAGTAGGAGGCTTGTGTGGACTAAATTACTCAAGCATGGATGCCCAAAGTTGAAGAAATGCAAATCCTCCTCCTAACACACATATTTGCACTAAATTGGTAAGAATGTATGAAGAGCAACAATTGTCTGGTCATGGTGTTTGGTGACACCATAATCTCCACATGGCACAATCCACTATTTTAtctctgtaaaaaaaaaaaaaaaaaaaaaaattttaagagttAGGGAGTATCCCAGGTTCACTTACGTGTCTCCTGTATACCAATGCGCGTGGACCCTCACTCTCCCCAAATCCTCTCAAACTCCCTATATCCACCCGAATCTCTGATACCTCACTCTCCCTCACTCGCTTGTTCTTCTTCCCTTTCCGTTTTCTATCTGGTTCTTCTCCTTTCTCTTTCTGTCCTCCTGCTCCGACTCGACTTCCCTCTCCTCCAAGACAACTAACTCTACTCAGTCCAGTCCACTCCAGTCCCAATTCCCGCACGTAACATAACGGtgatgatgaggatgaggagGGATTGAGGCGCCTGGTTACTTGAGGAACGAACGAACCAAAATCGAGAAAGAAAAGACTTCTTATCAAACTAGAATTAGGCAGACGCATGATTCTGATCCAATATGGAAACGGCAGCGTCAATTAAGCCTCATCATCATGCCTATAAAATTGGTGGTTTTCGACTAAATTCTCCCAATTCCAATACCAAAGATTTGGTCCCCAACGGCAttgacaacaacaacaacaacagctgctgctgctgctgctgcaatATCACTGCCGACATCGAGATGATTACTTTGCAAGCGGCTGCTGCTTATACTAGCCTCAAGGACTTGATGCCCACGTCCCCTCGTTCTCCCAATGCGCCGGCGATCGCGTGCCCCGCCACCGCCTGCAGGAAAGACAGCTTGAGGGACATACCGATCAATCTCAAGGACCCGCTCCTGCAACACGCCGCCTGGGCTTATCTTCAGCCCGCCATGACGCCGCACGATCACCGGGCCCACGCCTGCAGCTTCCTCCAGAACCTCAAGCACCACTGCTCTGGCGTTTTCGGCTGCTTTAACGACGTCCTCCTCGTGCTTCTCAACTCCTGGTTCCCCGCCAACGACAGCAtcagaacaagaagaagaagaagaagaggaggccCTGATGATGATGACGAAGAGAAGCAAGAAGAGGATCAGGAGAATGCTGCCGCCCCCGCAGGTGGTGATGCATCATCGAAGAAGACGACGGCGACAACTCGACTGGCCGGCGTCCATTAACGACTTACCATCTACAAACTTAACACCTGTCcccctacaaaaaaaaaaaaaaaaaaaaaggctgcttTTTTGAAGCTTTGCTCTGACTGGTCGCTGTACTCTAGTAGTAGACCACTCCGGCTTTTCTTAGTTCTGCTACGTGCTGCTCCCACCAATACTCTTGGAAATTTTGTACAGAGACCTTTGGCTTTCTTTTTCGTGGGTGATGTGTACATGCGAAAAACAGTAGTGCTTGCGACAAAATTTATTGAGTATTAATATATAATTTGCTCCTTGATTGTGTGTATATGTTGTGGAAATTTTTTTGTCTGGTTCGTATTTCTGTAAAAAGTTgctgcctttttttttattttccccctCTTAAAGAAAGGTGCGTGAAGATAATACTAATATGCTACATCAATATTCTTGTCAAATCTGCAACTGTCTTTATCGTTTGACGTGAGAAAAAAATCTACATATTCGCGTTGAATGCTAAATTGAGTGAGTATCTTCTGGATGGATAGCTTCTTCGAGGCAATTACATGATTTGTCACTATTCCTGTCTGCTAGTTTAATGTCGCAAGGCCACAATGACGATTTTTTATTACAGTAACCATCCCACCTCAGAGGGATTCAAAATCTGCAGTTGGAATCCTCTCAATACCGATTTTCGGCGCGAAATTTAGTGTCAATCTCGCTCGTCATCTCACGTGGAAGTAGAAGAAACTTAAATCAACTTTGCCCGACAAATTGAATAAACACGAGACATAAATATAAAAGTTGCACTGATTTGGCTCCGAAAAAGTGTCACCGAACATTACACGTGCAAAATCTACTTGAAATTGATTCACAGGTGCTCACCATTTTACTCAACCTGCTGCTCAAAGTCAAACTGCTAGTATCTGCTCCAGTTTGGCTGTTTGGTACTGCAACTACTTGTCCACATACACCATTGCTGTCTTACATTGTAGGATGCCAGCCCACCACTCGCGTAAACAAACATGTACTCGGCCTGATTAGGATACCTCAATGACAGATGAGTTATCAAGATGCAACCAACAACTCTAGTGATCCTTAAGGTTCTACTTAGGTGTAGGTTTAGAGATCAAATCTTTTGACGGCTGACAATCAATTCAagattttttggaattttgctAGCAGACTGTGTAGGTATTGTCGGGATTGGTGGCAGTTCAGTCTTTCGGATTCACCCTGAATCCCTTGGATCCCCTCTTCTCCTAGTGTAGAATAAAGTAGGAATAAGGGTACATATAGTATATGATCTTGATTGCCAAAATTTTCGAACTTGAAGATGCAATCTAGCTACAAAGATGAATAGAAGATAGGTTGATGTGCTTGAGTAAATCTAAGGATATCATGTTTTCTTATTGCACACCTACACAAGTGGgattgtttggattgagatgattccggataaaataatttgtttcacaaatttcaatcaatttttatcCTTCTAATCATCTTTtgatctcacatatatcacgtcacaaaaagtgctacagtaagtTGCACGATAAGTTGCATCTAAAggttttttataaaaaaaaaaaaaaaaagtttccaaGTTTAGTTTCTTGTTGGTTTAGATGCTGAAAACAAAAATGTTAGCATGCAcctaaagaaacaagaaaatgaGAAAGGAAAATGTTAGCCAATATCCTCAACAACTAACATAATCAATCATGTTTACCTAGTCTAGAATTTTGTGCATATAAAAAAGAACTCTTGCagataaatatatgtgtgtAAAATCCTAATTAGAATGGGTAAGTGTAAAGAGCTACCACATAACATGAAAAGATGTATTAAGCCAAAATTGTCATTATATTAACTAAATTAATTTGTGACTTTTTCTATCGTGCATTCTTGATAGAAATTTGTCGCAAACTaaagtttattattttggaaGTAAATTAACGTCCAAACTTATACGGGGCACAAACAGACAAATGATAATTCCAAGATCCCGAAGACAAAAACAATCCTGTGTCTACTATGGTACATGAAACTTTTCTATCCTCAAACTATTTGACACACTGCATTTATTTGGTTCTCAGAATCGAAAACCCACCTTGGAAAACCGCAATAAACAAAGATTGGTAATAAGGGTACGAATTTAGCATTAAACCTAACACTAATCATCAACAAAAGAGAGGCCCCTGTtcaatactccctccgtcccactttgatagtcctgttttcccttttcgtctgtcccaaattgtagtccactttctaattgaataatataattgtattttaatttttctaaaatacctttATTCAATATAAGTTGTTATTACTATAAACTATcttatttaatatagattgttAGTATTGAATataacctaccccatttaatgcatttagattttccaaaacatattgatatatgaaaaggcaactttatttaatgtaagggtattttagaaaaatagcaatctaaatttattttttcaacaaagttaactactttttcttaaattctGGAGTTTCATATGTATGGCTTCTCATCATCCCCTTGTTAACAGATtcctgaaaaaaaaaccaaaaaaaaaggtgctTGGTCTAGTCATCATCATATTCTCAAACACATGCAGTGCTTGACAACAATAGTGACGGTTGATGCACTTTCAAAAGATTAGGTATACATTTTCATGTATAAGCTATCCCATTCATACGTTAAGTTGATGCATACAAAGAAAGTTGATACGTGTAACAAATTTATATGAGTATaccaatatatatacatacatgtatatgtatgtatgtatatatgtaacAAAAGTACATATGAGTAAAAATTTTGGAGAGCCTTTAAACTATTGCCGTTGTCTACTTTTGGCCCCTCATCTAAATTTTGTTTTCGATTGGCTCTTGAACAATTAAAACTGCACACTTTGAGGACTTCCGGATGATTTTAGACATAAATTTGGCCGAATTTAAAGGATATTTTTGTCCATTCATAATTGAACTTTTGAGACCAGTATCAAAACTCTCAAAAGAGGTAATCCTTCAATTTTTTAACCATATCATTAGATTTCTCTTCACAAATCTTGTGCTTAAGGAAAAATCTAATTGTTCGAGGgctaattaaaaataaaatttagaggAGAGACCAAAAATAGACAACGCGGCAATAGTTTAGCGCTTCCCGATCTTAAATATCAACTTCATACAACATGGCCGTACCTGCTTCATTCCCAATTGGAAGATAGTCAATACTTCAGCAGTGGGCCACGTACATAAACAAAGGTACAAAACGTTTTCTGTTCTTTTTGCGTTTAAACACGAAACGCTTTAATGTAAAACTACTAGACGTAAAGGATAGTATATTCAAACCTATAACGCGTTAACCAGAAGCAGCAGCAGCACAAGTGGCAAATTGGACGGTAACCTTACAAATTAATTGCGGCACAAATGACCTTAATCCTTGCAATTCGTAATATGCTAACATATTTTGTTTGAGAGCTCAACATGAattattttgaaattgtttcttgATGTACAATTTTGAGTAATTTTCCGTATTACTTAGGATGCATAATACTACAGTAACTAGTACACTAATATCCCATAGCCATTACTCAAACACGAATCAAAGATGGTACAAAGGATTACTATGTCTATAtgcaaaaaccaaaaaaaaaaaatcagtaaaAGAAAGAAGCCAGGAGGATTGCGAGATATTTTGTATACCAAAGAGATAAGCTCGAAGTTGGGGATGCGATAACAAGGAAAAGATGAGAACGACTACCAGAGTTGGAGAAAgacggaaagaaagaaagaagactCCTCCACCCGCCCTACCTATGATTCCTACTCTATCGAGCTTTTTGGAGCAGACGGTCAGCCAGTGAAGGAAATGGGGCAGGAACGTGACAACCGTTCCTGAAGGTTCACAGCCACGATGTGGCCTAAAAAATTTGTGCGATTCAGATTACAacatgtaactcgattttcacgtcATGTGTGGAATCCATAAAAAAGTGTTGTAAAATTACGTCGTGTGCAAAGTAAGTTACACCGTGTGCAATGGAAGTTACGCGTAGTGAAAAATGAATACAACCAGCTGCAACCGTTTGTGC carries:
- the LOC113708480 gene encoding serine/threonine protein phosphatase 2A 59 kDa regulatory subunit B' eta isoform-like, which gives rise to MGLRRDSLKACPREKKSMTLQKLFDLDSPRNGASKLARSSNGSPRKECQDSENEEIFSLIPHCSVFYTFNNPQESPSQQDLKRLKLIQLLSIIKCSKTAFNREVLSSVFSMLSANLFRPLPPSKTSLICILPDDDELVATPSAAWSHLQIVFDIFHRLLLKTDPKELREYIDHSFLVNLLSLFRSEDPKERESLKNVCHQIYSKFTFYRSFMRKAMNDVFLHYIFEADQHHCGIGDLLEIWGSIINGFTVPLKQEHKLFLTRVLIPLHKPKGMQAYHRQLAYCVSQFVHKDAALGGTVVRGMLRYWPVTNCQKEVLLIGELEDVVENIDPEHYRTIALPLCTQITKCLNSWNSQVAERGLYVWNNEQFVKMASQAMEDVLPVVVRGMEKNLKYHWSNSVKQLTQNVKEMLQGLEPSLYIRCLSRLALEESAAQHREMTRKEMWERVEMAAATRNQCVHQLRCICVSSYD